The following are encoded in a window of Terriglobales bacterium genomic DNA:
- a CDS encoding SIS domain-containing protein — translation MKRSAETSHLLAEIYEQPAGVRATAEDHGIRDTLAHLAPHLAGIARILIAGTGTSRHAGVIAKFMLEGLAHIPTAVEFSSELQYGSSLPGPDALVIVISQSGETSDTVSALRAARSAGARVLAISNVSDATMMADADYGLHTKCGPERSIPSTKAFTAQLTALYLLALTAALARERLTAAEYDARLAELLEIPAKLERTLENDALCRRLAGEAAGCEKFIYVGRGIHRGVALDGALKFKETTYRSAEAYAGGELWHGPLATVDLSTALLLLAAHDARDPRSQPRYAQTLSNLRSLKGRARTTIAIALQGDTAVEKAADLTVPVPATNEYLLPLLEIVPLQLFAYYLAIQLGHDVDHPRNLTKAVLEERL, via the coding sequence GTGAAGCGCAGCGCCGAGACCTCCCACTTACTCGCCGAGATCTACGAACAGCCGGCAGGCGTTCGCGCCACGGCAGAAGACCACGGCATCCGCGATACCCTCGCGCATCTGGCGCCGCACCTGGCCGGCATCGCGCGCATCCTCATCGCGGGGACCGGTACCAGCCGCCACGCCGGGGTCATCGCCAAGTTCATGCTCGAAGGACTGGCGCACATTCCCACGGCCGTCGAGTTCTCGAGCGAGCTGCAGTACGGCTCTTCGCTCCCCGGTCCGGACGCACTGGTCATCGTGATCTCGCAATCGGGGGAAACCTCGGACACGGTGAGCGCGCTCCGTGCGGCGCGATCGGCCGGAGCACGCGTGCTCGCGATCTCGAACGTGAGCGACGCCACCATGATGGCGGACGCAGACTACGGCCTCCACACCAAGTGCGGTCCGGAGCGTTCCATCCCATCGACCAAGGCCTTTACCGCGCAGCTCACGGCGCTCTATCTGCTCGCGCTCACGGCGGCGCTCGCGCGCGAGCGGCTCACCGCGGCCGAGTACGACGCCCGGCTGGCCGAGCTCCTCGAGATCCCGGCCAAGCTCGAACGAACACTCGAGAACGACGCCCTGTGCCGGCGGTTGGCGGGAGAAGCCGCGGGCTGCGAAAAGTTCATCTACGTCGGGCGGGGCATCCACCGGGGCGTGGCGCTGGACGGCGCGCTGAAGTTCAAGGAGACCACCTACCGGTCGGCCGAGGCGTACGCCGGCGGCGAGCTGTGGCACGGGCCGCTGGCGACCGTCGATCTCAGCACGGCGCTGCTCCTGTTGGCAGCGCACGACGCCCGCGATCCGCGTTCGCAACCGCGCTACGCGCAAACGCTCTCGAACCTGCGAAGCCTGAAAGGACGGGCGCGCACAACCATCGCGATCGCGCTCCAAGGCGACACCGCGGTGGAGAAGGCCGCGGATCTCACCGTGCCCGTCCCCGCGACGAACGAATACTTGCTCCCCCTGCTCGAGATCGTGCCCTTGCAGCTGTTCGCCTACTACCTCGCCATCCAGCTCGGTCACGACGTGGACCATCCGCGCAACCTCACCAAAGCCGTCCTGGAAGAGCGGCTCTAG
- a CDS encoding ROK family protein: protein MGAKHVLGIDIGGTKVAAGLVNGSGEIVSIARAPMNANGSAEDAMRSVQEAIAGVFPDAKGREVFGVGVASPGPLDPICGLVLHSPNLACWRDFPLTSSVQAICGIPTRLDNDANAGGLAEALWGAGAGYRHVFYITIGTGIGTALVYDGHLYHGRTGNAPEGGHQTIDIHAPVRCGCGKRGCIEGLASGPAIAEQARALAVEDPSAARALLAAAGNRPDGITPEVLFRCWHAGDPFSTRLVDGTVELLAVWLGNLIDLFEPDIFIVGGGVGMGLQPAYDRLRTAAARWSLNGRAAEIPMAPARYGVDAGIAGSAALWFQDTPADVAIDVTPSVP from the coding sequence GTGGGCGCTAAGCACGTGCTTGGCATCGATATCGGTGGCACAAAGGTGGCCGCCGGGCTGGTCAACGGCTCCGGCGAGATCGTTTCTATCGCACGCGCGCCGATGAACGCCAACGGCAGCGCGGAAGATGCGATGCGCTCGGTGCAGGAGGCCATCGCGGGAGTCTTTCCCGATGCGAAGGGGCGGGAAGTGTTTGGCGTGGGCGTTGCGTCGCCCGGCCCGCTCGACCCCATCTGCGGTCTGGTGCTGCACAGCCCCAATCTTGCATGCTGGCGCGATTTTCCCCTGACCTCTTCGGTGCAGGCGATCTGCGGCATTCCCACGCGGCTCGACAACGACGCCAACGCCGGCGGTCTCGCCGAGGCGCTTTGGGGCGCCGGCGCCGGCTACCGGCACGTGTTCTACATCACCATCGGGACCGGCATCGGCACCGCCCTGGTCTACGACGGCCACCTCTATCACGGTCGCACCGGCAACGCCCCCGAGGGCGGCCACCAGACCATCGACATCCACGCGCCGGTCCGGTGCGGCTGCGGGAAACGCGGATGCATCGAGGGACTGGCTTCCGGGCCGGCCATCGCCGAGCAGGCGCGCGCGCTGGCAGTCGAGGATCCCAGCGCGGCGCGCGCCCTGCTGGCCGCGGCCGGCAACCGACCCGACGGCATCACTCCTGAGGTCCTCTTCCGCTGCTGGCATGCCGGAGACCCGTTCAGCACGCGGCTGGTCGACGGCACCGTCGAATTGCTGGCGGTTTGGCTGGGGAACCTCATCGACCTCTTCGAACCCGATATTTTTATCGTCGGCGGCGGCGTGGGCATGGGACTGCAGCCCGCCTACGATCGTCTGCGAACGGCCGCCGCGCGCTGGAGCCTGAACGGCCGGGCAGCGGAGATCCCCATGGCGCCGGCCCGATACGGGGTCGACGCCGGCATCGCCGGCTCCGCCGCCCTCTGGTTCCAGGACACGCCCGCCGACGTAGCCATCGACGTCACCCCGAGTGTCCCGTGA
- a CDS encoding glycoside hydrolase family 2 protein: MHIRRLTTLFLLCAATLASAADAATSQLNLARGWALQSSARTTAKGEEISRAGFAASGWHKATVPTTVVAALVADGTFPDPYFGMNMRKLPGVTYGIGENFSLEPMASDSPFAVPWWYRTEFTVPASFAKRHVILHLDGLSFRANVWLNGKQIAGSQQIAGTWRLFELDVTPHLNAGGKNALAIEISAPTPHDLAMTFVDWNPMPPDKNMGLWRRVFLTAEGPVSVRHPFVETELPSLDSARLTVRADLVNHANEPVSGTLRGTVGKVRFSRPVDLAAGETKSIAISPAEVPELAVKDPELWWPAQMGEPVLHTLDLAFETNGEVSDQKTIRFGIRQVTSEMDPSKKILKFKINGKPILIRGGGWSPDAMVREDEQRMEAKVRLAQHMGLNTIRLEGKLETEQFFELTDQLGMLVMAGWCCCHHFEEWDKWNDEDHKIAEASQRSQILRLRAHPSVFVWLNASDMPPTIPQVEQMYINVLKEVHWPNPYVSSAKNLDSPLTGPPGVKMAGPYDFVPPVYWYEDTGDVKKVGGEFGGAWSFATEISPGGAPPEIESIKAMLPKEHLWPVDDWWNFHAGGGEFKDMNLFIDAMDARYGKSSNLEEFATKSQMMAYEGLRAMFEAYSRNKYRSTGVIQWMMTNAWPSMIWHQYDYYLRPGGGYYGTKKATEPLHALYSYDDGSVWLVSSRYDATAQVKVTATVYDLNMKPHWQQSATVTAAPDSTQQVLTVPSPIAGLSTTYFLHLEVTGPSGAQADSNLYWLSTKPEKVAWDKSKWWYSPVVSFADFKGLNELPKARVTFTSESKPEGGTMRTTVRVTNTSKGIAFFLRLKVNKGAKGEEILPSYWDDNYFSLLPGEEREISATYDSAALQGAKPHITLTGWNVHAQGSGAR, encoded by the coding sequence ATGCATATCCGCCGCCTGACAACGCTGTTTCTCCTGTGTGCCGCCACCCTCGCCAGCGCTGCTGACGCCGCCACGTCCCAGCTGAACCTCGCTCGCGGCTGGGCGCTTCAGAGCTCGGCCAGGACCACGGCGAAGGGCGAGGAGATCTCGCGCGCCGGATTCGCCGCCTCCGGTTGGCACAAGGCGACCGTTCCCACCACGGTGGTCGCCGCCCTGGTGGCGGACGGTACCTTCCCCGATCCCTATTTCGGCATGAACATGCGCAAGCTACCGGGCGTGACCTACGGCATCGGCGAGAACTTCTCGCTCGAGCCGATGGCTTCCGACAGTCCCTTCGCCGTGCCGTGGTGGTACCGGACGGAATTCACCGTACCGGCGAGCTTCGCGAAGCGGCACGTGATCCTCCATCTCGACGGGCTGAGCTTTCGCGCGAACGTGTGGCTGAACGGAAAGCAGATCGCCGGGTCGCAGCAGATCGCCGGCACCTGGCGCTTGTTCGAGCTGGACGTGACGCCGCACCTGAACGCGGGCGGGAAGAACGCCTTGGCGATCGAGATCTCCGCTCCCACGCCGCATGACCTTGCGATGACCTTCGTGGACTGGAACCCGATGCCGCCCGACAAGAACATGGGCCTGTGGCGCCGAGTCTTCCTCACCGCGGAAGGCCCAGTGAGCGTGCGCCATCCCTTCGTGGAGACCGAACTCCCATCGCTCGACTCGGCGCGCCTCACGGTCCGCGCCGATCTCGTCAACCATGCCAATGAGCCGGTGAGCGGCACGCTCCGCGGCACGGTCGGCAAAGTACGCTTCTCGCGGCCGGTAGACCTGGCGGCTGGCGAGACCAAGTCCATCGCCATCTCACCGGCGGAGGTTCCGGAGCTCGCCGTCAAGGATCCGGAATTGTGGTGGCCGGCGCAGATGGGCGAGCCGGTGCTCCACACGCTCGACCTGGCGTTCGAGACCAACGGAGAAGTCTCCGACCAGAAGACGATCCGCTTCGGCATCCGCCAGGTCACGAGCGAGATGGATCCGAGCAAGAAGATCCTGAAGTTCAAGATCAACGGCAAGCCGATCCTGATCCGCGGCGGCGGCTGGTCACCGGATGCGATGGTGCGCGAGGACGAGCAGCGCATGGAAGCCAAGGTCAGGCTCGCCCAGCACATGGGCCTGAACACCATCCGGCTCGAAGGCAAGCTCGAGACCGAGCAGTTCTTCGAGCTCACCGACCAGCTCGGCATGCTGGTGATGGCGGGCTGGTGCTGCTGCCATCACTTCGAAGAGTGGGACAAGTGGAATGACGAAGACCACAAGATCGCGGAGGCGTCGCAGCGCTCGCAGATCCTGCGCCTGCGCGCGCATCCCAGCGTCTTCGTGTGGCTGAACGCCAGCGACATGCCCCCCACCATCCCGCAGGTGGAGCAGATGTACATCAACGTCCTCAAAGAGGTGCACTGGCCGAATCCTTACGTCTCTTCGGCCAAGAACCTGGACTCACCGCTCACCGGGCCCCCGGGCGTCAAGATGGCGGGGCCGTACGACTTCGTGCCCCCGGTGTACTGGTATGAGGACACCGGTGACGTGAAGAAGGTAGGAGGAGAGTTCGGCGGGGCGTGGAGCTTCGCGACCGAGATCTCGCCCGGCGGGGCGCCGCCGGAGATCGAGAGCATCAAGGCGATGCTGCCCAAGGAGCACCTCTGGCCGGTGGACGACTGGTGGAACTTCCACGCCGGCGGCGGCGAGTTCAAGGACATGAACCTGTTCATCGACGCCATGGACGCGCGCTATGGCAAGTCCTCGAACCTGGAGGAGTTCGCGACCAAGAGCCAGATGATGGCCTACGAAGGCCTGCGCGCGATGTTTGAGGCCTACAGCCGGAACAAGTACAGGTCCACCGGCGTGATCCAGTGGATGATGACGAACGCGTGGCCGTCGATGATCTGGCACCAGTACGACTATTACCTGCGTCCGGGCGGCGGCTATTACGGGACGAAGAAGGCCACCGAACCGCTGCATGCGCTGTATTCCTACGACGACGGCTCGGTGTGGCTGGTGAGCAGCCGCTACGACGCGACCGCGCAGGTCAAGGTCACCGCGACGGTCTACGACCTCAACATGAAGCCGCACTGGCAACAGAGCGCAACCGTGACGGCGGCGCCCGACTCCACCCAACAGGTGCTTACCGTTCCGAGTCCCATCGCCGGCCTGAGCACCACATACTTCCTGCACCTCGAGGTCACCGGCCCATCGGGAGCGCAGGCGGATTCGAATCTTTACTGGCTCTCGACCAAGCCGGAGAAGGTCGCTTGGGACAAATCCAAGTGGTGGTACTCGCCGGTCGTCTCATTCGCCGACTTCAAGGGGCTGAACGAGTTACCGAAGGCGCGCGTCACGTTCACCTCCGAGTCGAAGCCCGAAGGCGGCACGATGCGGACGACGGTGCGCGTGACGAACACCAGCAAGGGGATCGCGTTCTTCCTCCGGCTCAAGGTGAACAAGGGCGCGAAAGGCGAGGAGATCCTGCCTTCCTACTGGGACGACAACTACTTCTCGCTGCTGCCCGGGGAAGAACGTGAGATCAGCGCGACGTACGACTCCGCCGCCCTCCAGGGCGCCAAGCCGCACATCACGCTGACCGGCTGGAACGTTCACGCACAAGGCTCGGGGGCCCGCTAG
- a CDS encoding APC family permease, whose protein sequence is MGSPTTTPAADAPRLRRTLGLWDLILYGIIVIQPVAPMSVFGVLSERGRGHAATAILLALVAMLFTAISYGRMARAYPSAGSAFTYVGKEIHPVGGFATGWSMAMDYMLNPMICIIWCSKAAMNFAPAVPYWAWAIFFFALFTLLNLRGVRASARTNTLLAAFMGVVLTIFFVAAARYLLHQPAGSIGSLTRPFYDPELFNLKLVLSGTSIAVLTYIGFDGISTLSEEAKNPRRDILLATVLTCLAIGVLSLCQVYLAELIWPAKQGYPDVDTAFVHVAGRAGGAWFFGLINLTLLTANIGSGMGAHLGAARLLYGMGRSNALPRKFFAAVDPKRHIPRNNVIFVGVVALVGAFLITYGLGAEMLNFGALIAFMGVNLAAFMRYFVRERQRTLGNLLPPLLGFAVCFLLWINLSTPAKLWGGLWLVAGLIFATIKTRGFRGELLDFEIPPEEPVQRA, encoded by the coding sequence GTGGGTTCCCCGACCACGACTCCCGCGGCGGACGCGCCACGACTGCGGCGGACGCTCGGCCTGTGGGACTTGATCCTTTACGGGATCATCGTCATCCAGCCGGTGGCGCCTATGTCGGTGTTCGGCGTGCTTTCCGAGCGCGGGCGCGGCCATGCCGCCACCGCCATCCTGCTGGCGCTGGTGGCCATGCTGTTCACCGCGATCAGCTACGGGCGCATGGCCCGGGCGTATCCCAGCGCGGGCTCGGCGTTCACCTACGTCGGCAAAGAGATCCATCCGGTCGGCGGCTTCGCCACCGGCTGGAGCATGGCGATGGACTACATGTTGAACCCGATGATCTGCATCATCTGGTGCAGCAAGGCGGCGATGAACTTCGCGCCTGCCGTTCCCTACTGGGCGTGGGCCATCTTCTTCTTTGCGCTCTTCACCCTGCTGAACCTGCGCGGGGTGCGGGCGTCGGCACGCACCAATACCCTGCTGGCAGCTTTCATGGGCGTGGTGCTGACCATCTTCTTCGTCGCCGCGGCGCGCTACCTGCTGCACCAGCCCGCCGGGTCGATCGGGTCGCTCACGCGGCCCTTCTACGATCCGGAGTTGTTCAACCTCAAGCTGGTGCTCAGCGGGACCTCGATCGCCGTGCTGACCTACATCGGCTTCGACGGGATCTCAACCCTTTCGGAGGAGGCGAAGAACCCGCGGCGCGACATCCTGCTCGCCACGGTTCTGACCTGCCTCGCCATCGGCGTGCTGTCGCTCTGCCAGGTGTACCTCGCGGAGCTGATCTGGCCGGCCAAGCAGGGCTACCCGGACGTGGACACGGCGTTCGTCCACGTTGCCGGCCGCGCCGGCGGCGCCTGGTTCTTCGGATTGATCAACCTCACGTTGCTGACAGCCAATATCGGCTCCGGCATGGGGGCGCACCTGGGCGCCGCGCGTCTGCTCTATGGCATGGGACGGAGCAACGCACTGCCACGAAAGTTCTTTGCCGCCGTGGATCCCAAGCGCCACATACCGCGGAACAACGTGATCTTCGTCGGTGTGGTCGCGCTGGTGGGCGCTTTCCTCATCACCTACGGCCTGGGCGCGGAGATGCTGAACTTCGGCGCGCTCATCGCCTTCATGGGCGTGAACCTCGCGGCCTTCATGCGCTACTTCGTGCGCGAGCGGCAGCGCACGCTCGGCAATCTTCTGCCGCCACTGCTCGGTTTTGCCGTTTGCTTCCTGCTGTGGATCAATCTCAGCACGCCGGCCAAGCTCTGGGGAGGGCTCTGGCTGGTGGCGGGGCTGATCTTCGCGACCATCAAGACGCGCGGATTCCGCGGCGAGTTGCTGGACTTCGAGATCCCGCCGGAAGAACCGGTCCAGCGGGCGTGA